A genomic window from Pseudomonas alcaligenes includes:
- the alaC gene encoding alanine transaminase, with protein sequence MADNAKRRFARIDRLPPYVFNITAELKMAARRRGEDIIDFSMGNPDGATPPHIVEKLVQVAQREDTHGYSTSRGIPRLRRAISRWYKDRYDVEIDPESEAIVTIGSKEGLAHLMLATLDHGDTVLVPNPSYPIHIYGAVIAGAQVRSVPLVPGVDFFAELERAIREAIPKPKMMILGFPSNPTAQCVELDFFERVVALAKQYDVLVVHDLAYADIVYDGWKAPSIMQVPGAKDIAVEFFTLSKSYNMAGWRVGFMVGNKELVAALARIKSYHDYGTFTPLQVAAIAALEGDQQCVRDIAEQYRERRNLLVKGLHEIGWMVEKPKASMYIWAKIPEPYAHLGSLEFAKKLLLEAKVCVSPGLGFGDYGDDHVRFALIENQDRTRQAIRGIKAMFRADGLLEAPPAKPKRATGKAKPAAV encoded by the coding sequence ATGGCCGACAACGCCAAGCGCCGCTTTGCGCGCATTGATCGTCTCCCCCCCTACGTTTTCAACATCACCGCCGAGCTGAAGATGGCTGCCCGCCGCCGTGGCGAGGACATCATCGACTTCAGCATGGGCAATCCGGACGGCGCCACGCCGCCGCACATCGTCGAGAAGCTGGTGCAGGTCGCCCAGCGCGAAGACACCCACGGCTACTCCACCTCCCGCGGCATCCCGCGCCTGCGCCGCGCCATCTCGCGCTGGTACAAGGACCGCTATGACGTGGAGATCGACCCGGAAAGCGAAGCCATAGTCACCATCGGCTCCAAGGAAGGCCTGGCGCACCTGATGCTGGCCACCCTGGACCACGGCGACACCGTACTGGTGCCCAACCCCAGCTACCCCATCCACATCTACGGCGCGGTGATCGCCGGCGCCCAGGTGCGCTCGGTGCCGTTGGTGCCGGGCGTGGACTTCTTCGCCGAGCTGGAGCGGGCCATCCGCGAAGCCATTCCGAAACCGAAGATGATGATCCTCGGCTTCCCCTCCAACCCCACCGCCCAGTGCGTGGAGCTGGACTTCTTCGAGCGCGTGGTGGCCCTGGCCAAGCAGTACGACGTGCTGGTGGTGCACGACCTGGCCTACGCCGACATCGTCTACGACGGCTGGAAGGCCCCGTCGATCATGCAGGTACCGGGCGCCAAGGACATCGCCGTGGAGTTCTTCACCCTGTCCAAGAGCTACAACATGGCCGGCTGGCGGGTCGGCTTCATGGTCGGCAATAAGGAACTCGTTGCGGCCCTGGCAAGGATCAAGAGCTACCACGACTACGGCACCTTCACCCCGCTGCAGGTGGCAGCCATTGCCGCCCTGGAAGGCGACCAGCAATGCGTGCGCGATATCGCCGAGCAATACCGCGAGCGCCGCAACCTGCTGGTCAAGGGGCTGCACGAGATCGGCTGGATGGTGGAGAAACCCAAGGCCTCCATGTACATCTGGGCCAAGATCCCTGAGCCCTATGCCCACCTGGGCTCGCTGGAGTTCGCCAAGAAGCTGCTGCTGGAGGCCAAGGTCTGCGTCTCCCCGGGCCTGGGCTTCGGCGACTATGGCGACGACCACGTGCGCTTCGCCCTGATCGAGAACCAGGACCGTACCCGTCAGGCCATCCGCGGCATCAAGGCGATGTTCCGTGCCGACGGCCTGCTCGAGGCGCCACCCGCCAAGCCGAAACGCGCGACCGGCAAGGCCAAGCCTGCAGCGGTGTAA
- a CDS encoding transcriptional regulator, giving the protein MLDVLQLKNRVNQMPLESIRATVDELRLEGLVTGSKTPFKRVHFNTCFAEIEALLQRAGYHRPVDVVGYQGQAYALFDSGRWEAVEVLRWLKEYVEEAQRQRV; this is encoded by the coding sequence ATGCTGGACGTACTGCAGCTGAAGAACAGAGTGAACCAGATGCCGCTGGAGAGCATCCGCGCCACGGTCGACGAGCTGCGCCTGGAGGGCCTGGTCACCGGCAGCAAGACGCCGTTCAAGCGGGTGCATTTCAACACCTGCTTCGCCGAGATCGAGGCACTGCTGCAGCGCGCCGGCTATCACCGCCCGGTCGACGTGGTCGGCTACCAGGGCCAGGCCTACGCGCTGTTCGACTCTGGCCGCTGGGAAGCGGTGGAAGTGCTGCGCTGGCTCAAGGAATACGTCGAGGAGGCGCAGCGCCAGCGCGTCTGA
- a CDS encoding CmpA/NrtA family ABC transporter substrate-binding protein, which yields MSERDSKKPVDNSRRNFLKQSIAIAGTVGGIAALGLSAPGFLRSAAYAAGSDAPEKAALNIGFIPLTDCASVVVAATQGFAAKYGLTITPSKEASWAGVRDKLNTGELDASHVLYGMMYGSQLGIAGPQKDMAVLMGLNQNGQAITLSKQLRDAGVTTGEQLAAHIKKGGTPLTFAQTFPTGTHAMWLYYWLAHHGINPFTDVKTITVPPPQMVANMRVGNMDGFCVGEPWGARAIHDKIGFTAVTTQQIWADHPEKVLGCSREFVEQNPNTARALIMALLDASRFIEASAENKKATAKLISGKAYVNAPAEVIEQRFLGNYEDGLGNSWQDQHAMAFCKDGSVNFPYHSDGMWFLTQFKRWGLLKDDPDYAAVAAQVNQTKLYSEAAGALGLAVPSSPLRASTLIDGKVWDGSNPAAYAASFAIKA from the coding sequence ATGAGTGAGCGTGATTCGAAAAAACCGGTCGACAACAGCCGCCGCAATTTCCTCAAGCAATCCATCGCCATCGCCGGCACGGTCGGCGGCATTGCCGCCCTCGGCCTGTCCGCCCCCGGCTTCCTGCGCAGCGCGGCCTACGCCGCCGGCTCCGATGCCCCGGAGAAGGCAGCACTGAACATCGGCTTCATTCCGCTGACCGACTGCGCCTCGGTGGTGGTCGCCGCCACCCAGGGCTTCGCCGCCAAGTACGGCCTGACCATCACCCCGAGCAAGGAGGCCTCCTGGGCCGGTGTGCGCGACAAGCTCAACACCGGCGAGCTGGATGCCTCGCACGTGCTCTACGGCATGATGTACGGCTCCCAGCTGGGTATCGCCGGGCCGCAGAAGGACATGGCGGTGCTCATGGGCCTGAACCAGAACGGCCAGGCCATCACCCTCTCCAAGCAGCTCAGGGACGCCGGCGTCACCACCGGCGAGCAGCTCGCCGCACACATCAAGAAAGGCGGCACGCCGCTGACCTTTGCCCAGACCTTCCCCACCGGCACCCATGCCATGTGGCTGTACTACTGGCTGGCCCACCACGGCATCAACCCCTTCACCGACGTCAAGACCATCACCGTGCCGCCGCCGCAGATGGTGGCCAACATGCGCGTCGGCAACATGGACGGCTTCTGCGTCGGCGAACCCTGGGGCGCGCGGGCGATTCACGACAAGATCGGCTTCACCGCCGTCACCACCCAGCAGATCTGGGCCGACCATCCGGAGAAGGTGCTGGGCTGCTCGCGCGAGTTCGTCGAGCAGAACCCCAACACCGCCCGCGCCCTGATCATGGCCCTGCTCGACGCCAGCCGCTTCATCGAGGCCAGCGCGGAAAACAAGAAGGCCACCGCCAAGCTGATTTCCGGCAAGGCCTACGTCAACGCGCCGGCCGAGGTCATCGAACAGCGCTTCCTCGGCAACTACGAGGACGGCCTGGGCAACAGCTGGCAGGACCAACACGCCATGGCCTTCTGCAAGGACGGCAGCGTGAACTTCCCCTACCACTCCGATGGCATGTGGTTCCTCACCCAGTTCAAGCGCTGGGGCCTGCTCAAGGACGACCCGGACTACGCCGCCGTGGCCGCCCAGGTCAACCAGACCAAGCTCTACAGCGAGGCAGCCGGCGCCCTCGGCCTGGCCGTACCGAGCAGCCCGCTGCGCGCCAGCACGCTGATCGACGGCAAGGTCTGGGACGGCTCCAACCCGGCCGCCTACGCCGCGTCCTTCGCGATCAAGGCATGA
- the ntrB gene encoding nitrate ABC transporter permease yields MNAPVKAPLPVAKATAPSLPPRPASPGAEALAALCKAAIPPLLGIALFIGLWALVATRSEGLPGPLSTWYAALELFADPFYDNGPNDMGIGWNILNSLGRVGVGFGLAALIGIPLGFAIGRFAFLAGMLAPIISLLRPVSPLAWLPIGLLVFEAAGPASIWVIFISSIWPIILNTAAGVASVPQDYLNVARVLKLSEFKVLTRILFPAVLPHLMTGIRLAIGVAWLVIVAAEMLTGGIGLGFWVWDEWNNLNVEHILIAIIIVGLVGLALEQALLLLAKRFDYAN; encoded by the coding sequence ATGAACGCCCCTGTCAAAGCGCCACTTCCGGTGGCCAAAGCTACCGCTCCCAGCCTGCCTCCGCGTCCGGCCTCGCCGGGCGCGGAGGCGCTCGCCGCCCTGTGCAAGGCGGCCATCCCGCCACTGCTCGGCATCGCCCTGTTCATCGGCCTGTGGGCCCTGGTGGCAACGCGCAGCGAAGGCCTGCCGGGCCCCCTGTCGACCTGGTATGCGGCGCTGGAGCTGTTCGCCGATCCGTTCTACGACAACGGCCCCAATGACATGGGCATCGGCTGGAACATCCTCAACTCGCTCGGCCGGGTCGGTGTCGGCTTCGGCCTGGCGGCGCTGATCGGCATTCCGCTGGGCTTCGCCATCGGCCGTTTCGCCTTCCTCGCCGGCATGCTCGCGCCGATCATCAGCCTGCTGCGCCCGGTGTCGCCACTGGCCTGGCTGCCGATCGGCCTGCTGGTGTTCGAGGCCGCCGGCCCCGCCTCGATCTGGGTGATCTTCATCAGCTCGATCTGGCCGATCATCCTCAACACCGCTGCCGGCGTGGCCAGCGTGCCGCAGGACTACCTCAACGTGGCCCGCGTGCTCAAGCTGTCGGAGTTCAAGGTGCTGACCCGCATCCTGTTCCCCGCCGTGCTGCCGCACCTGATGACCGGCATCCGCCTGGCCATCGGCGTGGCCTGGCTGGTGATCGTCGCCGCGGAAATGCTCACCGGCGGCATCGGCCTGGGCTTCTGGGTGTGGGACGAGTGGAACAACCTCAACGTCGAGCACATCCTCATCGCCATCATCATCGTCGGCCTGGTCGGCCTGGCCCTGGAGCAGGCGCTCCTGCTGCTGGCCAAGCGCTTCGACTACGCGAATTAA
- a CDS encoding ABC transporter ATP-binding protein, whose amino-acid sequence MDKFVELTAVSKHFDTKKGRFQALSDVNLSIAKGEFVSLIGHSGCGKSTVLNLIAGLLEASEGGLICNGREIDGPGPERAVVFQNHSLLPWMTCFGNVHLAVERVFGGKESKARLKERTLEALNMVGLSHATHKHPNEISGGMKQRVGIARALAMEPKVLLMDEPFGALDALTRAHLQDELLRIVGQTHSTVVMVTHDVDEAVLLSDRIVMMTNGPAATIGDIVRVDLERPRDRLALANDHQYHEYRTAVLEFLYQRQQRPAA is encoded by the coding sequence ATGGACAAGTTCGTCGAGCTGACCGCCGTCAGCAAACACTTCGACACCAAGAAGGGGCGCTTCCAGGCCCTCAGTGACGTCAACCTGAGCATCGCCAAGGGCGAGTTCGTCTCGCTGATCGGCCACTCCGGCTGCGGCAAGTCCACCGTGCTCAACCTGATCGCCGGCCTGCTCGAGGCCAGCGAGGGCGGGCTGATCTGCAACGGCCGCGAGATCGACGGCCCCGGCCCGGAACGCGCCGTGGTGTTCCAGAACCACAGCCTGCTGCCCTGGATGACCTGCTTCGGCAACGTCCACCTGGCGGTGGAGCGGGTGTTCGGCGGCAAGGAGAGCAAGGCCCGGCTCAAGGAGCGCACGCTGGAGGCGCTGAACATGGTCGGCCTCAGCCATGCCACCCACAAGCACCCCAACGAGATCTCCGGCGGCATGAAGCAGCGCGTTGGCATCGCCCGCGCGCTGGCCATGGAACCCAAGGTGCTGCTGATGGACGAACCCTTCGGCGCCCTGGATGCCCTCACCCGCGCCCACCTGCAGGACGAGCTGCTGCGCATCGTCGGCCAGACCCACAGCACGGTGGTAATGGTCACCCACGACGTGGACGAGGCGGTGCTGCTGTCGGATCGCATCGTGATGATGACCAACGGCCCGGCAGCCACCATTGGCGACATCGTCCGCGTCGATCTGGAGCGTCCGCGCGACCGCCTGGCCCTGGCCAACGACCACCAGTACCACGAGTACCGCACGGCGGTGCTGGAATTCCTCTACCAGCGCCAGCAGCGCCCGGCGGCCTGA
- a CDS encoding MAPEG family protein, whose protein sequence is MPYSLYIAAILALLLIGLSLNVSRLRMRHQVAFGDGGKPDLIKAVRAHGNSLEQSLLFIVLLYLGETTEQIGGPLVAALGFAFIMLRLLYCAGLFARLLLLRQVSHGLTMLVLLAVSLLLLIPR, encoded by the coding sequence ATGCCTTACAGCCTGTACATCGCCGCCATCCTGGCCCTGCTGCTGATCGGCCTGTCGCTCAACGTCTCGCGCCTGCGCATGCGTCACCAGGTGGCCTTCGGCGACGGTGGCAAGCCGGACCTGATCAAGGCCGTACGCGCCCACGGCAACAGCCTGGAACAGTCGCTGCTGTTCATCGTCCTGCTCTACCTGGGCGAAACCACGGAGCAGATCGGCGGGCCGCTGGTGGCCGCCCTCGGCTTCGCCTTCATCATGCTGCGCCTGCTCTACTGCGCCGGCCTGTTTGCCCGCCTCCTGCTGCTGCGCCAGGTGAGCCACGGGCTGACCATGCTGGTGCTGCTGGCGGTCAGCCTGCTGCTACTGATCCCGCGCTGA
- a CDS encoding alpha/beta fold hydrolase: MVDALQFAAGRFHCPVSFYAAPQAARTLIVLPALGVTARKYDGLAQRLVAAGHNVLVADWPGQGESRPRPGWRHDYGYRQLVEEFLPKLLDLARRHFPEAAPVLLGHSLGGHIATLYAAANPDSPVPVIGVACGNIHYRHWSGSRRLLTPSVALLFGLIVSVLGYLPGRRLGFGGQEARSLMRNWGRVAFSGDYRHLGLALAPPARSRVASLFIQIEGDHFAPPASTLGLARLIQAEPQLAQLASPRPPRENPHSAWLRAPQTVVEQIDAWLRQGLSAGSVAAG, encoded by the coding sequence TTGGTCGATGCCCTGCAGTTCGCCGCTGGCCGGTTCCATTGCCCGGTCAGCTTCTATGCCGCCCCGCAGGCTGCCCGCACCCTGATCGTGCTGCCGGCGCTGGGGGTGACCGCGCGCAAGTACGACGGCCTCGCCCAGCGCCTGGTGGCGGCCGGCCACAACGTGCTGGTAGCCGACTGGCCCGGGCAGGGCGAGAGCCGGCCACGGCCTGGCTGGCGCCACGACTACGGTTATCGCCAGCTGGTCGAGGAGTTCCTGCCCAAGCTGCTCGACCTGGCCCGCCGGCATTTTCCGGAGGCGGCGCCAGTGCTGCTCGGGCACAGCCTCGGCGGACACATCGCCACCCTCTATGCGGCGGCCAACCCGGACAGCCCGGTGCCGGTGATCGGCGTGGCCTGCGGCAATATCCACTACCGCCACTGGTCCGGTTCGCGGCGCCTGCTCACGCCGAGCGTGGCGTTGCTGTTCGGCCTGATCGTCAGCGTGCTCGGCTACCTGCCGGGACGGCGCCTGGGCTTCGGCGGCCAGGAGGCGCGCTCGCTGATGCGCAACTGGGGGCGGGTGGCCTTCAGCGGCGACTACCGTCACCTGGGGCTGGCCCTGGCACCGCCGGCGCGCAGCCGGGTGGCCTCGCTGTTCATCCAGATCGAGGGCGATCACTTCGCCCCGCCGGCCTCCACCCTCGGCCTGGCCCGGTTGATCCAGGCCGAACCGCAGCTGGCGCAGCTGGCTTCGCCCCGGCCGCCGCGGGAGAACCCGCACAGTGCCTGGCTGCGTGCCCCGCAGACGGTGGTCGAGCAGATCGACGCCTGGCTGCGCCAGGGGCTCAGCGCGGGATCAGTAGCAGCAGGCTGA
- a CDS encoding GAF domain-containing protein, which yields MIDLQQAGAGRTGYALLAAQLEALLAGERDFIANAAQFCAFLFHELEGLNWAGFYLNRDEQLVLGPFQGKVACVRIPFGRGVCGAAASSRQTQRVADVHAFPGHIACDSASNSELVVPLVKDGRLIGVLDLDSPHLARFSAEDQAGIEQLAQLFLDASDC from the coding sequence ATGATCGACCTGCAGCAGGCCGGAGCCGGGCGCACGGGCTATGCGCTGCTGGCCGCCCAGCTGGAGGCGTTGCTGGCCGGCGAGCGCGACTTCATCGCCAACGCCGCGCAGTTCTGCGCCTTCTTGTTCCATGAGCTGGAGGGCCTGAACTGGGCCGGCTTCTACCTGAACCGCGACGAGCAGCTGGTCCTCGGGCCCTTCCAGGGCAAGGTGGCCTGCGTGCGCATTCCCTTCGGCCGCGGCGTGTGCGGTGCGGCGGCGAGCAGCCGGCAGACCCAGCGCGTGGCCGACGTGCATGCCTTTCCCGGTCATATCGCCTGCGACAGCGCCTCCAACAGCGAGCTGGTGGTGCCGCTGGTCAAGGACGGCCGGCTGATCGGCGTGCTCGATCTGGACAGCCCGCACCTGGCGCGTTTCAGCGCCGAGGATCAGGCCGGCATCGAGCAGCTGGCGCAGCTGTTTCTCGACGCGAGCGACTGCTGA
- a CDS encoding ATP-binding protein, which translates to MDSRLNSFLQRAEGVLQRIEPLLPAERVELDWQQVIAARWQREGRAGYLQPLKVSLDLSLDDLVGVDAQREQLARNTRQFVAGLPANHALLWGARGTGKSSLVRALLAEHARGGLRLIEIERDHLADLPRVVDALIGLPQRFVLFCDDLSFESGEGDYRVLKSVLDGSLERAPDNVLLYATSNRRHLLPEKESDNLDSRMVDGELHPSEAIEDKIALSDRFGLWISFYPFTQEHFLAVVRHWITVLARQAGLQWQWSHELEVLAIRWALGRGNRNGRCAYQFARSWVGQQLLEAAR; encoded by the coding sequence GTGGATTCCCGATTGAACAGTTTTCTGCAGCGGGCCGAGGGTGTGCTGCAGCGCATCGAGCCGCTGCTGCCGGCCGAGCGTGTCGAGCTGGACTGGCAGCAGGTGATCGCCGCGCGCTGGCAGCGCGAGGGGCGTGCCGGCTATCTGCAGCCGCTCAAGGTCAGCCTGGACCTGAGCCTGGACGACCTGGTCGGCGTCGATGCCCAGCGCGAGCAGCTGGCGCGCAACACCCGCCAGTTCGTCGCCGGGCTGCCGGCCAACCACGCGCTGCTGTGGGGCGCGCGTGGCACCGGCAAGTCGTCGCTGGTGCGTGCGCTGCTGGCCGAGCATGCCCGCGGCGGCCTGCGCCTGATCGAGATCGAGCGCGACCATCTGGCCGACCTGCCCAGGGTGGTGGATGCCCTGATCGGCCTGCCGCAGCGCTTCGTGCTGTTCTGCGACGACCTCTCCTTCGAGTCCGGCGAGGGCGACTACCGGGTGCTCAAGAGCGTGCTGGACGGCTCGCTGGAGCGCGCGCCGGACAACGTGCTGCTGTATGCCACCTCGAACCGCCGCCACCTGCTGCCGGAGAAGGAGAGCGACAACCTGGACAGCCGCATGGTCGATGGCGAGCTGCACCCCAGCGAGGCGATCGAGGACAAGATCGCCCTGTCCGACCGCTTCGGCCTGTGGATCTCCTTCTATCCCTTCACCCAGGAGCACTTCCTCGCCGTGGTGCGCCACTGGATCACAGTGCTGGCGCGCCAGGCCGGCCTGCAGTGGCAGTGGAGCCATGAGCTGGAAGTCCTCGCCATCCGCTGGGCGCTGGGGCGGGGCAACCGCAATGGCCGCTGCGCCTATCAGTTCGCCCGCAGCTGGGTCGGCCAGCAATTGCTGGAGGCGGCGCGATGA
- a CDS encoding response regulator has protein sequence MDISLTHRLSFKQASLTVLVAFILGTLLSLIQVSLDYASEDASIDREIHSLLEISHNPAARISYNIDAELAQELVLGLLRSPAVMRAEIIDNSGLVLASVDRPPEQSRYRVFSDFLFGERRQFEDPLFVDHAPNEPLGVLRLEVDTFAFGSDFLRRAMLTLLTGFARSLLLSLILLVLFYAMLTKPLIGVIRALADRDPRRDFTPVPCPNGHEQDEIGTLVAVTNQQLTNIHQEISQRREAEDRLTQYLAELENIVSARTAELKATNARLTLSNRELEQARSTALEMAQARAAFLANMSHEIRTPLNGLLGMLALSLDGPLTAEQRQQLSIAHDSGKVLVELLNDILDLSKFEAGQLELERIPFDLGALVEDTASLLSQNAGPNVELTCLIDPQLPAQVLGDPTRVRQVVSNLLSNALKFTRFGRVDLRVAPSPGGVRILVSDTGIGIPEDAQKRIFQPFTQAGAGIARQFGGTGLGLALTRRLCEAMQGQLDLQSKEGFGSQFSATLPLPQHNPPTSWPQLQGRVVGLCPPGGGLGELLASWLPSWGLDYRRQDDDLGLSGRPADLLICDNPERLPGLRQQLDTPLLLVSAYGAFIPSAQASELMPFEQLARPLARAALHQALQRLLQPHPASAMTATEASQPATRQARVLLVEDNPVNQMVAKGMLAKLGCEVAVATHGGEALSHLERHPVDLVLMDCNMPVMDGYEATRRIRQSGRWPNLPVIALTANALPDERERCQAAGMNDYLAKPFRREDLASLLDNWLPLTAAT, from the coding sequence ATGGATATCTCACTCACCCACCGCCTGTCGTTCAAGCAGGCCAGTCTGACGGTGCTGGTGGCGTTTATCCTGGGAACCCTACTGAGTCTGATCCAGGTCAGCCTGGATTATGCCAGCGAAGACGCCTCCATCGACCGGGAAATCCATTCCCTGCTGGAAATCAGTCACAACCCGGCGGCGCGCATCTCCTACAACATCGACGCCGAGCTGGCCCAGGAGCTGGTGCTCGGCCTGCTGCGCTCGCCGGCGGTGATGCGCGCCGAGATCATCGACAACAGCGGCCTGGTACTGGCCTCGGTGGACCGCCCGCCGGAGCAGAGCCGCTACCGGGTGTTCAGCGATTTCCTGTTCGGCGAGCGGCGCCAGTTCGAGGACCCGCTGTTTGTCGACCATGCGCCCAACGAGCCGCTCGGCGTGCTGCGCCTGGAGGTGGACACCTTCGCCTTCGGCAGCGACTTCCTGCGCCGCGCCATGCTCACCCTGCTCACCGGCTTCGCCCGCAGCCTGCTGCTGTCGCTGATCCTGCTGGTGCTGTTCTACGCCATGCTGACCAAGCCGCTGATCGGGGTGATACGCGCCCTGGCCGACCGCGATCCGCGCCGCGATTTCACTCCGGTGCCCTGCCCGAACGGCCACGAGCAGGACGAGATCGGCACCCTGGTGGCAGTGACCAACCAGCAGCTAACCAACATCCACCAGGAAATCAGCCAGCGCCGCGAGGCCGAGGACCGCCTGACCCAGTACCTGGCAGAACTGGAGAACATCGTCTCGGCACGCACCGCCGAACTGAAGGCCACCAACGCCCGCCTGACCCTGTCCAACCGCGAGCTGGAGCAGGCGCGCAGCACGGCGCTGGAAATGGCCCAGGCGCGCGCCGCCTTCCTCGCCAACATGAGCCACGAGATCCGCACGCCGCTCAACGGCCTGCTGGGTATGCTGGCGCTGTCGCTGGACGGCCCGCTGACGGCCGAACAGCGTCAGCAGCTGTCGATCGCCCACGACTCGGGCAAGGTGCTGGTCGAGCTGCTCAACGACATCCTCGACCTGTCCAAGTTCGAGGCCGGCCAGCTGGAGCTGGAGAGGATTCCCTTCGACCTCGGCGCCCTGGTGGAGGACACCGCCAGCCTGCTGTCGCAGAACGCCGGCCCCAATGTCGAACTGACCTGCCTGATCGACCCGCAGCTGCCGGCCCAGGTGCTCGGCGATCCGACCCGGGTACGCCAGGTGGTCAGCAACCTGCTGTCCAACGCCCTCAAGTTCACCCGCTTCGGCCGCGTCGACCTGCGCGTGGCACCAAGCCCCGGTGGCGTGCGCATCCTGGTCAGCGACACCGGAATCGGCATTCCCGAGGACGCGCAGAAACGCATCTTCCAGCCCTTCACCCAGGCCGGTGCCGGAATTGCCCGCCAGTTCGGCGGCACCGGCCTTGGCCTGGCGCTGACCCGGCGCCTGTGCGAGGCCATGCAGGGTCAGCTCGATCTGCAGTCGAAAGAAGGCTTCGGCAGCCAGTTCAGCGCCACCCTGCCGCTGCCCCAGCACAACCCGCCGACCAGCTGGCCACAGCTGCAGGGCAGGGTCGTGGGCCTCTGCCCACCGGGCGGTGGTCTCGGCGAGCTGCTGGCCAGCTGGCTACCCAGCTGGGGCCTGGACTACCGCCGCCAGGATGACGACCTCGGCCTGAGCGGCCGGCCGGCCGACCTGCTGATCTGCGACAACCCGGAGCGCCTGCCCGGCCTGCGCCAGCAGCTGGACACGCCGCTGCTGCTGGTATCGGCCTACGGTGCCTTCATCCCCTCGGCACAGGCCAGCGAGCTGATGCCCTTCGAACAACTGGCACGGCCGCTGGCCCGTGCCGCCCTGCACCAGGCCCTGCAGCGCCTGCTGCAGCCGCATCCGGCCAGCGCCATGACCGCAACCGAGGCCAGCCAGCCGGCCACGCGCCAGGCGCGGGTACTGCTGGTGGAGGACAATCCGGTGAACCAGATGGTGGCCAAGGGCATGCTGGCCAAGCTGGGCTGCGAGGTGGCCGTGGCCACCCATGGCGGCGAGGCGCTCAGCCACCTGGAGCGCCACCCCGTCGACCTGGTACTGATGGACTGCAACATGCCGGTGATGGACGGCTACGAGGCGACCCGACGCATCCGCCAGAGCGGACGCTGGCCCAACCTGCCGGTCATCGCCCTGACCGCCAACGCCCTGCCCGACGAGCGCGAGCGCTGCCAGGCGGCCGGCATGAACGACTACCTGGCCAAGCCCTTCCGCCGCGAGGACCTGGCCAGCCTGCTGGACAACTGGCTGCCGCTCACGGCTGCGACCTGA
- a CDS encoding MarR family winged helix-turn-helix transcriptional regulator, translating into MSRSLDGEAQLRLDNQLCFKLYAASRAVIRGYKPMLDELGLTYPQYLVMLVLWEWQAEPPEQATVKALGERLMLDSGTLTPLLKRLEQLGLVQRRRSSSDERELCLALSEQGLALKARVLPLKERLLCDSGIDVAQLEGLRQGLGQLLSLVRSQP; encoded by the coding sequence ATGAGCCGGAGCCTCGACGGCGAAGCGCAGCTGCGGCTGGACAACCAGCTGTGCTTCAAGCTGTATGCCGCCTCGCGCGCGGTGATCCGTGGCTACAAGCCGATGCTCGACGAGCTCGGCCTGACCTACCCGCAGTACCTGGTGATGCTGGTGCTCTGGGAGTGGCAGGCCGAACCGCCCGAGCAGGCCACGGTCAAGGCCCTGGGCGAGCGCCTGATGCTCGACTCCGGCACCCTCACGCCGCTGCTCAAGCGCCTGGAGCAGCTGGGCCTGGTGCAGCGGCGGCGCTCCAGCAGCGACGAGCGCGAGCTGTGCCTGGCCCTGAGCGAGCAGGGGCTGGCGCTCAAGGCGCGGGTGTTGCCGTTGAAGGAGCGCCTGCTGTGCGACAGCGGCATCGACGTGGCGCAACTGGAGGGCCTGCGCCAGGGCCTGGGGCAGTTGCTGAGCCTGGTCAGGTCGCAGCCGTGA
- a CDS encoding glutathione peroxidase, whose amino-acid sequence MSDKLFDIPVTTIKGEQKTLKDFGGKAVLVVNTASKCGFTPQYKGLESIWQQYKDKGLVVLGFPCNQFGKQEPGDEGAISEFCELNFGVSFPLFKKIDVNGSAAHPLYVQLKKRAPGLLGSQGIKWNFTKFLISADGSQVKRFAPTTKPEELTSEIEALLK is encoded by the coding sequence ATGAGCGACAAGCTTTTCGACATCCCGGTCACCACCATCAAGGGCGAGCAGAAGACCCTCAAAGACTTCGGCGGCAAGGCCGTGCTGGTGGTCAACACCGCCAGCAAGTGCGGCTTCACCCCACAGTACAAGGGCCTGGAGAGCATCTGGCAGCAGTACAAGGACAAGGGCCTGGTGGTGCTGGGCTTCCCCTGCAACCAGTTCGGCAAGCAGGAGCCGGGCGACGAGGGCGCCATCAGCGAGTTCTGCGAGCTGAACTTCGGCGTCAGCTTCCCGCTGTTCAAGAAGATCGACGTCAACGGCAGCGCTGCTCACCCGCTCTACGTGCAGCTGAAGAAACGCGCCCCGGGCCTGCTCGGCAGCCAGGGCATCAAGTGGAACTTCACCAAGTTCCTGATCAGCGCCGATGGCAGCCAGGTCAAGCGCTTCGCGCCGACCACCAAGCCCGAGGAGCTCACCAGCGAGATCGAAGCACTGCTGAAATGA